One window from the genome of Corynebacterium sp. SCR221107 encodes:
- a CDS encoding ATP-binding cassette domain-containing protein produces MAIIELQEITKSYGTFDALREVNLSVAAGEVTCVLGDNGAGKSTLIKVLAGLHSPTSGQLLIDGEPTTFSSPRDALDCGIATVYQDLAVVGSMSVWRNFFLGQELTGAFGTLKTEEMKEITRQQLLTMGIDLADVDVEVASLSGGQRQVVAIARAVYFGARVIVLDEPTAALGVKQSGMVLKFIAAARDRGIGVVLITHNPHHAYLVGDHFTILNLGRQILDKPKAQVTLEELTQQMAGGGELEALSHELAR; encoded by the coding sequence ATGGCGATTATTGAACTGCAAGAAATCACGAAGTCCTACGGCACCTTCGACGCGCTGCGCGAGGTCAACCTGTCCGTCGCCGCCGGTGAGGTCACCTGCGTGCTCGGTGACAACGGCGCCGGCAAGTCCACACTCATCAAGGTCCTAGCCGGGTTACACTCCCCCACATCGGGGCAGTTGCTTATCGACGGCGAGCCGACCACCTTCAGCTCCCCGCGCGACGCGCTGGACTGTGGTATCGCCACGGTCTACCAGGACCTGGCGGTGGTGGGATCGATGTCGGTGTGGCGCAACTTCTTCCTCGGCCAGGAGCTCACCGGCGCCTTCGGGACCTTAAAGACCGAGGAAATGAAAGAGATCACCCGCCAGCAGCTACTGACGATGGGCATCGACCTAGCCGATGTTGATGTTGAGGTCGCCAGCCTTTCTGGTGGTCAGCGCCAGGTGGTGGCCATCGCCCGCGCCGTCTACTTCGGCGCCCGCGTCATCGTCCTCGACGAGCCCACCGCAGCCTTGGGTGTCAAGCAGTCGGGCATGGTCTTGAAGTTCATCGCTGCCGCCCGCGACCGCGGCATCGGCGTGGTGCTCATTACCCACAATCCGCATCACGCGTACCTGGTGGGTGATCACTTCACCATCCTCAACCTCGGACGCCAGATCCTTGATAAGCCCAAGGCTCAGGTGACCCTCGAGGAGCTCACCCAGCAGATGGCAGGCGGTGGCGAGCTTGAGGCGCTCAGCCACGAGCTGGCCCGCTAA